The genomic DNA CGATGCCGCGATCCGCAGGTTGCGGCCACCGAATTGCTCGATACTGTGCAATGCCTCGTCGATGCGGACCAGTTCGTCCAGGACGTGCTTGGCCTCGCTGTAGAGATACTGCCCGGCTTCGGTTGGGCGCAGAGTCTTGTGGGACCGGTCGAACAGTTGCACGCCGGTGGCCTGTTCCAGGCGCGAGATCGCGTGGCTGACGGCCGGCTGCGTCAGGTGCATGGCCTGCGCGGCCTGGCGGGTGGATCCGGTCATGACCACCGTGTAGAAAATGCGCAGGTCGTGGATATTGAAGTTGCGCTTCATGCGGCGTCGCGGCTCCCCCGATTGGATATGGCCGGCGCGGCCCTGCTCGCGCCGGTTCCTGATTCTAGGTCGAGTCGGCGCCAAATGCAGGCAGAGCGGATGGGAACCGCGTCCGACATGGGGACGCCCGCCCGCCGCTTCTCACACCTGGTCCTCCGAGTAGATCCCCGCCGAGATGGTGGCGCTGCCGACGAACAGCTCGCCGTACAGCACCGGCACCGGATTGCCCTGCGCGGTGGTGTTGACCGGACCATTGAAGTTGTAGGACGCGCCATTGTTCGGGCCGTCCTTGACGCTCAGGGCGCGCTGCTGCGGCGTCAGCAGCTGGACCACGCCGCCCAGGGTCATGGCCACCCCCATGGTCATCAGCGACGTGCTGGCGCCCGCCCAAAGCGCCACGTTGACGCCGGGGATGAAGGACGCCACGATCATCGCCACGCCCACCACCACCTGCATCAGGCCGCCCCGCTTGGCGCCGGTGGGCATGGGCGCGATGCGGATGTCCTCGTTGCCGGCGGGACGGCCGAGCTCCGCTTCGGCCAGGTTGCGGCGGCCGATGAAGCAGGCGTAGCGCACGCCCCGGGATTCGCTGTCGAGCAGGCGGGTTTCAAAGCCGGGCAGCAGCGCGCACAGGGCGCGCACCGCTTCCGCGGTGCTGGAGACGGCCAGCCGATGCAGCCGGCCGAATTCCGCGCCCAGCCTGCCGTAGAGGCGGATGGTTGTCAGGGATTGGGTCATGTCGGATTCCTCGCGAGGTCCGCGCCGCCCCCGGCATCGACGCTGGCGGGTTTCGGGTAGCGTTGCTTGACGCCCTGGCATTGCGCCACCCATTGCGCCACCGGCTCGGGCAAGGCCTGCCCCGAGGATTGCAGGTGCGCGGCGAACTTCATGATCGCGTCGAGCTGGTCGCCAATGGCGGGATAGGCGCGCGCGCGCAGCGGCGCGTAGGGTTCATAGTGGCGGATTTTCAAGGTCGAACTCCATGTCCAGATAGGGCCAGGCCCGCACTACGATGCGGTACTTTCCGGGTTGATCGAATTCCAGCTCGATATTGGCTTCGTCGCAGGGGTATTCCTTGCGATTGATGGCGATCAGGCTGGGGACCGGAAGACCAGAGAGCCACGCCCCCCGCAGGACTGCCTCGCCGCGTGGACGGGGCGTGACCTGGCCATCGCGCACATAATGGCTTTGGCCATCGACGGCGCCATCGACGTATCCCGATGCGCCATTCGCGGCGACCATCTCCGCCAGCTGATCGACCTGCTGCAAAGACAGCACGCTGAATACACGCCCATCGACGTCATAAAGAGAGTAGACATTCATCGCAATAGTCCCATGAGAGCTATGTTGCCCGACGCGTTCCCATAGCCGTCGATCGGCCGCGGGAAAGTGATCGTCAAGCTATACGTTCCTGGCGACAGGAAGTCGCTGAGCCAGATCTGGCCGGTACCGCTGAAACCGAAGTTGGATGTCATCGTTCCCACCACGTTGGACGTTCCCGCCCAGTTCCCATCTCCCGTACCAAAGACATGGTTTTGGAGCATCATCAGGCGGGCAGCCACATTCAGATAGATGGACACCGTGGCCGTGTTGGTTCCGGAATAGCGTCCCCACTGTAGATTGAAGGTGGCCGAGTTGTTGATGACAACCGCACCGCTGGCGATTCGCAAGGTGTCTACCTGTGCCACGCCAATATGAGCAGTCTTGATGTAAGCGGAGTCGAAGTTCGCCAGTTTCGCGAACAGCGAGGCGCTTTCGATGCGGTCCGCGTTCATGAATCCGGCATTGATCTTGCCCGCATCCAGGCTGCGGATCATCGCGTTGGTGATGCGCCCGGTGCCGATCACCGCGTCATTGATGAAGGTCTGCCCGTTCTCGATGACGAACGGCGTGGTGGTCGCGCCGTTGGCCAGGTTCAGCAGGGCCAGCCGGTCCGCCAGGAAGTACACCGAGGTCTGCACCTGGCCGTCGGGCTGGGTGTAGGCGCCCAGCGACATGCCGGCGGCGTAGACCTTGTTGTCCTGCGTGACCTGGGCTTTTACGCTCCAGGTGGCCTTGAGCTTGCCGTCCAGCCCGACCAGCGCCGTGCGCGCCTGCTCGACACCCGCGGCGGCGCCGTTGGCGGTCGCCAGCACGGTGTCGACGCGCGAGGACAACGCCCCGTCCGCGTCGGCCCGCTTGGTCTCCTCGGCGGTGATGGCCGCGCGCGTTTCGTCCAGGCCGGTCGTCAGGCCGTCGATGGTGCCGACGAGATCCTTGGCCAGTTCGTCGCGGCTGATCTTGCCGTTCAGGTACTCCAGGATCTCGCTGGCTTCCCAGCTGGATTCGCCCATCACGCCCTGGTCGGCCGGATACCAGGCGCCGATCTCGCCGTTCAGCGCGACGATGCGCCCCCAGAAGTAGAAGCGCTTGCCGGCCGACAGGCCCATCAGCGTATGCGCGCTTTGCGGGAAGGCGAAGTCGCCCAGCTTGATGGCGCTGGCGCGGTCGTTGGAGGCGCTGTACCAGATCTCGGTGCGCTGCGCGGTGAAGCGGCCTTCCGGGAAGGCCCAGCGCAGCTCGATGCCGAACACCAGGGATTTGGCGGCCAGCAGGGCCAGCGCGGGCGGCGGCGCGATATCGCCCTCCAGCGTCGTTTCGGTCGAATTGACCCACACCGACGAGATGTCCGACACGTTGATGGCACGCACCCGCGCCACGTAGGCGCCGGCCCGGATATCCGGCAGCTCCAGCGTCAATGCGCCCGTGCGGCCCGCCTCGACCCAGTCGGAATTGTCGCGCCGCCATTGCACCTGGTAGGCCACGGCCGAGGGCGCGGCGTCCCAGCTGATGACGCCCACGTGGCGCGCGATGCCCTGGTCGATCACCGAGCGCGACGCCAGGCGGATGTCGCCCGGCGCCGGTTGCACCGAGGGCGGCACCACCGTGATCGGCTTGGGATCCAGCCGGGTGCCGAAGTCCACGTTGTCGAACTTGCCGGGCTCATGCTGGACCGCCGATATCTCGGCCACCAGCCCTTCCTTGCGCTTGACGCTCAGCACGCGGAAGGTCTGCGCCGACAGGGCTTCGGATTCGAGGGTCCAGACGCATTCGGCCTCCGGGGCCTGCGAGAACGGCGTGGTCACCGTGATGTGGAGCACGGTGCCGGGCAGGCCGACCAGGTCGGCCGTCAGCTCGGTGGAATCCACCGTGAAGGCGACGTTGTCCACCGTCAGGCCGGTGCCCACCGCGGCCGCCACCACGCGCGTTTCCGACAGGCCATTGGGCAGGTTGACGGTCAGGCGGTCGCCCGGGCGCACCCCCAGCTCCGCGTCCACCGTGACCTTGCTGACGGTGCCTTCGCGGATGCGGC from Achromobacter xylosoxidans includes the following:
- a CDS encoding tail assembly protein, producing the protein MTQSLTTIRLYGRLGAEFGRLHRLAVSSTAEAVRALCALLPGFETRLLDSESRGVRYACFIGRRNLAEAELGRPAGNEDIRIAPMPTGAKRGGLMQVVVGVAMIVASFIPGVNVALWAGASTSLMTMGVAMTLGGVVQLLTPQQRALSVKDGPNNGASYNFNGPVNTTAQGNPVPVLYGELFVGSATISAGIYSEDQV
- a CDS encoding host specificity protein J translates to MKQRHRNRNKAPAGAFALGGGRHAGNPALVGHKGKGGGGGRTPVEFPDSLHSTAYARVIDLLGEGEIYGPVHGMDNALRDVYLNGTPVANEDGSLNFSGASIDFRTGTQLQDPLPGFPASESTIGINAELKSSQPWTRLFTNLQASAVRVTLAVEGLSRADTKNGDINGYRVEYVIELNTDGAGYQVVLSTAFDGKTTQRYTRSHRIDLPRARQGWTLRVRRITPNANSNTISDRTVVDTVTEIIDAKLRYPMSALVGIKIDASQFQSIPTRAYHVRGRIIRVPSNYHPDLRSYDGVWDGTFKLAWTNNPAWIFYDLVSNDRYGLGTRVPAGWLDKWGLYQIGRYCDEMVDDGFGGKEPRFTCNVYLQQAADAYRVVQDFASIFRGMAYWANAAVFASADMPGDPVYTFSSANVVDGRFSYAGSALTTRYTVALVSWSDMSEMGRQKVEYVENREGIARYGIQQVEVTGFGCTSRGQAHRIGKWMLLTSNLETRSVTFSVGLDACRVRPGSVIRVADQHLAGRRIGGRIREGTVSKVTVDAELGVRPGDRLTVNLPNGLSETRVVAAAVGTGLTVDNVAFTVDSTELTADLVGLPGTVLHITVTTPFSQAPEAECVWTLESEALSAQTFRVLSVKRKEGLVAEISAVQHEPGKFDNVDFGTRLDPKPITVVPPSVQPAPGDIRLASRSVIDQGIARHVGVISWDAAPSAVAYQVQWRRDNSDWVEAGRTGALTLELPDIRAGAYVARVRAINVSDISSVWVNSTETTLEGDIAPPPALALLAAKSLVFGIELRWAFPEGRFTAQRTEIWYSASNDRASAIKLGDFAFPQSAHTLMGLSAGKRFYFWGRIVALNGEIGAWYPADQGVMGESSWEASEILEYLNGKISRDELAKDLVGTIDGLTTGLDETRAAITAEETKRADADGALSSRVDTVLATANGAAAGVEQARTALVGLDGKLKATWSVKAQVTQDNKVYAAGMSLGAYTQPDGQVQTSVYFLADRLALLNLANGATTTPFVIENGQTFINDAVIGTGRITNAMIRSLDAGKINAGFMNADRIESASLFAKLANFDSAYIKTAHIGVAQVDTLRIASGAVVINNSATFNLQWGRYSGTNTATVSIYLNVAARLMMLQNHVFGTGDGNWAGTSNVVGTMTSNFGFSGTGQIWLSDFLSPGTYSLTITFPRPIDGYGNASGNIALMGLLR